CCGCCGAGACCCGCAGCCCGCGCCGCGCGGTCTCCTCCGCGAGGACGGCCGGATCGGTGGGCAGATAGCCGTACGGCCCCAGCTCGATCCACTCGTACCCCGCGCCGGAGACCTCGTCGAGGAAGCGCTGCCACGGCACCTGCCGGGGATCGTCGGGGAACCACACCCCCCAGGAGTCCGGGGCGGAGCCGATCCGGATACGGGACGGACGCGAGGGACGAGACGGACGCGACGGCTTCGTCATGTCTGCCACCTTGGCCGGGGCCCGAGAGCAGCGTCAAGCGGGCGGGCGGACACATGGACAGGGCGTCCGAATGTCCGGACATGTCGTTGACACGCCTCCGGGCGGCCGACTACACCTGAGGGCGGGGCCGCAGGCGGAAGAGGGGCGCGTGGAGACGGAGCCGTACGACCTGATCACCATGGGGCGCCTCGGCGTGGATCTGTACCCGCTCCAGAGCGGCGTCGGGCTCGACCGCGTCGAGACCTATCGCAGGTTCCTCGGCGGCTCCCCGGCCAACGTGGCCGTGGCCGCCGCCCGGCTCGGCCGCCGTACCGCGCTCGTCTCCCGCACCGGCGCCGACCCCTTCGGCGCCGCGCTCCACCACGACCTCAAGCGCTTCGGCGTGGACGACCGCTGGGTGACCGAGGTCGCGGCGTACCCCACGCCCGTCACCTTCTGCGAACTCTTCCCGCCCGACGACTTCCCGCTCCACTTCTACCGCCTCCCCAAGGCCCCCGACCTGGAGATCCACCCGCACGAGCTCGACCTCGAAGCGATCCGCGCCGCCCGGGTCTTCTGGGCGACCGGCACCGGCCTCTGCGCCGAGCCGAGCCGCACCGCGACCCTGGGCGCGCTGCGCGCCCGCGCCGGCCGGGAGGTGACGGTCCTCGACCTGGACTGGCGGCCCGTGTTCTGGACGGACCCGGCGGAGGCCCGCCCGTTCTACGCCGAGGCGCTGCGCCACGCGACCGTGGCCGTCGGCAACCTCGACGAGTGCGCGGTCGCGACGGGGGAGCGCGAGCCGTACGCCGCCGCCCGCGCGCTGCTCGCCACCGGCGCGGTCCGGCTCGCCGTCGTGAAGCAGGGACCCGCGGGCGTCCTCGCGCTCGCCGCCGACGGGACGGAGGCCGAGGTGCCACCCCTGCCGGTGGAGGTGGTCAACGGGCTCGGCGCGGGCGACGCGTTCGGCGGCGCGCTCGTCCACGGCCTCCTCGCCGGCTGGGACCTCGCACGGACCCTGCGCCACGCCAACGCCGCCGGCGCGATCGTCGCGGGCCGCCTCGCCTGCTCCCCCGCGATGCCGACCGCGGAGGAGATCGCCGAGGCGCTCGCGGCGGGTACGGGAACGATCCCGGAGAGAGGGTAGGGATCGGTCATGAACTCCGGCCCCTCGCGCACCGAGCGCCTCCATCTGCCCTCCGGGTCCGCCGCCCGCGGTCCGTACGCGCTCCACATCGACCCCGACCGGGCCGGCTGGGCGCACTCCGCCCTCCGGGTCCTCACCCTCGGTCCGGGGGAGACCCTCGCCTTCGAGAGCGGGGATTCCGAATGGGTCGTGCTTCCCCTCGCCGGTGCCTGTAGCGTGCGCGTCGACGGCGAAGTCCTCGAACTCCTGGGCCGCGACAGCGTGTTCGCCGGAGTGACCGACTTCGCCTACGTACCGCGCGACGCCCACGCCCAGATCGCCTCCGGTGCGGGAGGCCGCTTCGCTTTGGCAGGAGCGAAGTGCGAGCGACGACTCCCCGCCCGCTACGGCCCCGCGCCGGAGGTTCCCGTCGAGACGAGGGGCAGCGGCAACCGCGCCCGCCAGGTGCGGAACTTCGCCGCGGCCGGCGCCTTCGCGTGCGACCGGCTGATCGCCGTCGAGGTCGTCACGCCCGGCGGCAACTGGTCCTCCTACCCGCCGCACAAGCACGACGAGCACCGCCCGGGCGCCGAGTCCGTCCTGGAGGAGATCTACTACTACGAGATCGCGGGCCCGCACGGACTCGCCTACCAGCGGATCTCGCCCTCCCGGCCCGGCGGCGCCGAGCTCCTCGCCGAGGTGAGGGACGGCGACGCCGTCCTCGTACCGGACGGCTGGCACGGGCCGTCGATCGCCCAGCCGGGTCACGACCTCTACTACCTCAACGTCATGGCGGGCCCCGGAACCGAGCGGGAGTGGAAGATCTCCTTCCACCCGGACCACACGGAGGGATACGCATGAGCATCCGGCTGACCGTCGCCCAGGCGCTCGTCCGCTTCCTCGCCGCCCAGTACACCGAGCGCGACGGGGCCCGGCAGCGGCTGATCGCCGCCACCTGGGGCATCTTCGGCCACGGGAACGTCGCCGGGATCGGCCAGGCGCTGGTGGAGGACCGCGACCTCATGCCCTTCCACCAGGGCCGCAACGAGCAGGCCATGGTCCACGCCGCCGTCGGCTACGCCCGCCAGTCGAACCGGCTCTCCGCGCACGCCGTCACCACCTCCATCGGCCCCGGCGCCACCAACCTCGTCACCGGCGCCGCCCTCGCCACGATCAACCACCTGCCCGTCCTGCTCCTCCCCGGCGACACGTTCGCCACCCGCCCCGCCGACCCCGTCCTCCAGCAGCTCCAACTCCCGTACGCCGGCGACGTGTCGGTCAACGACTGCCTGCGGCCCGTCTCCCGCTACTTCGACCGGATCGGCCGCCCCGAGGCGCTGATCCCGGCCGCGCTCGCCGCCATGCGGGTCCTCGCCGACCCGATGGAGACCGGCGCCGTCACCCTCGCACTGCCCCAGGACGTCCAGGCGGAGGCGTACGACTGGCCGGCGGAGTTCTTCGCCGAGCGGGTCTGGCGGGTCCGCCGCCTCTCCCCGGACGAGGACGAACTGGACGCGGCGGTCGCGGCGATCGGCACGGCCACCCGGCCGCTGATCGTCGCCGGCGGCGGCGTCCGGTACAGCGGGGCCGAGGAGGCGCTCCACGACTTCGCCGCGCTGACCGGCATCCCGGTCGCCTTCACCCAGGCCGGCAAGGGTTCGCTGTCGCACGACCACCCCCAGAACGTCGGCGGCATCGGCCACACCGGCACCGCCGTCGCCGACCACCTGGCCCGCACCGCCGACGTGGTCATCGGCGTCGGCACCCGCTGGACCGACTTCACCACCGCCTCGGGAACGCTCTTCGGCCACCCCTCCGTACGGTTCGTCAACCTCAACATCGCCGCCTTCGACTCCCACAAGATGGCCGCGCTCCCGCTCGTGGCAGACGCCCGCGAGGGCCTGGAACAGCTCCACACACTCCTGGAGCCGCACCACGTCACCCCGCACTACGTGCACGAGTACGCCGAGGAGCGACTCCGCTGGCAGAGACGTGTCGACGCCGCCTACGCCGTCCCCGACGAGGACGCCCGGCCCACCCAGGTCCAGGTCCTCGGCGTACTCGACACTCTGGTCGACGGCAGCGACATCCTGATCAACGCCGCAGGATCGCTCCCCGGCGACCTCCACAAGCTCTGGCGGACCCGCTCCACGGACCAGTACCACGTCGAATACGGCTACTCCTGCATGGGCTACGAGATCCCCGCGGCCCTCGGCGTCCTGCTCGCGGCACCCGGCCGGCCCGTCTGGGCGCTCGTCGGCGACGGGACGTATCTGATGAATCCCACCGAGATCGTCACCGCCGTGCAGGAGCGGCTGCCCCTGCGTCTCGTCATCCTGCAGAACCACGGCTACGCCTCCATCGGCGGCCTCTCGGAGGCCGTCGGCGCCGAGCGGTACGGCACCGACTACCGCCACCGGGACCCGGACGGCGGCTTCACCGGCGCGCCGCTCCCCGTCGACCTCGGGGCCAACGCCGCCTCCCTCGGCATGCGCGTGCTGCGCCCCCGCACCGTGCGTGACCTGCGAGAAGCCCTCGCGGACGCGCGGACCGCGACGGTTCCCACATGTGTCTACGTCGAGACCGAAACGGCAGACACAGTGTCGGGCCCGCCCCCGGCCCAGGCATGGTGGGATGTGCCCGTGGCCGAGACGTCGACCCGCCCGTCGGCGGTCAAGGCCCGCGAGGAGTACGACCGGCACGTCACCGCCCGACGCCGCCATCTCTGAAGGAGCATTTCGTCATGACGAACACCGTCAAGACTGTCAACCACTGGATCGGTGGCAAGGCCGTCGAGGGCACGTCGGGCAACTGGGGCCCGGTCACCGACCCGGCCACCGGCGCCGTGACCACCCGTGTCGCGCTCGCCTCCGTCGAGGAGGTGGACGCCGCCGTCGCCGCCGCCAAGGACGCCTTCGCGACCTGGGGCACCTCGTCCCTCGCGCAGCGCACCACGATCCTCTTCAAGTTCCGCGCGCTGCTCGACGCCAACCGCGACGCGATCGCCGAGCTGATCACCGCCGAGCACGGCAAGGTCCACTCGGACGCGCTCGGCGAGGTCGCCCGCGGCCTGGAGATCGTCGACCTGGCCTGCGGCATCACCGTCCAGCTCAAGGGCGAGCTCTCCACCCAGGTGTCGAACCGCGTGGACGTCGCCTCGATCCGCCAGCCGGTGGGCGTCGTCGCGGGCATCACGCCCTTCAACTTCCCGGCCATGGTGCCGATGTGGATGTTCCCGATCGCCATCGCGACCGGCAACACCTTCATCCTCAAGCCGAGCGAGAAGGACCCGTCGCCGTCCCTGAAGATCGCCGAGCTGCTCGCCGAGGCGGGCCTCCCGGACGGTGTCTTCAACGTCCTGAACGGCGACAAGGTCTCCGTGGACCGCCTCCTGGAGCACCCGGACGTCTCCGCGATCTCCTTCGTGGGCTCGACCCCGATCGCCCGCCACATCCACACCACCGCCTCCGCCAACGGCAAGCGCGTCCAGGCGCTCGGCGGCGCGAAGAACCACATGCTGGTCCTCCCGGACGCCGACCTCGACGCGGCCGCCGACGCGGCCGTCTCGGCGGCGTACGGCTCCGCCGGCGAGCGCTGCATGGCGATCTCCGCGGTCGTGGCCGTCGGCTCCATCGGCGACCAGCTCGTCGACAAGATCCGCGAGCGCGCCGAGAAGATCAAGATCGGCCCCGGCAACGACCCGACCTCCGAGATGGGCCCGCTCATCACGGCCGTCCACCGCGACAAGGTCGCCTCCTACGTCACCGGCGCGGCGGCCGAGGGCTGCGAGGTCGTCCTCGACGGCACGGGCTACACGGTCGAGGGCCACGAGGACGGCCACTGGATCGGCCTGTCCCTCCTGGACCACGTGCCGACCACGGCCGCGGCCTACCAGGACGAGATCTTCGGCCCGGTGCTCTGCGTGCTGCGCGCCGAGACGTACGAGGAGGGCCTCGCCCTCATCAACGGCTCGCGCTTCGGCAACGGCACCGCGATCTTCACCCGTGACGGCGGCGCGGCCCGCCGCTTCCAGATGGAGGTCGAGGCCGGCATGGTCGGCGTCAACGTGCCGATCCCGGTGCCGGTGGGCTACCACTCCTTCGGTGGCTGGAAGGACTCGCTCTTCGGCGACCACCACATCTACGGCAACGACGGCGTGCACTTCTACACGCGCGGCAAGGTCGTCACCACCCGCTGGCCGGACCCGTCCGACGCCCCGGCGGGCGTGGACCTGGGCTTCCCCCGCAACCACTGACCTTCCGGTCGTGGCCGTGACGAACGGCCCATGACGAACGGCCCCCGGAGCGCGCACGACACCGCGCCCCGGGGGCCGTCCTCGTCGGGGTGCGGCGGCGATCGCGCGTACCGCGCCTGGTGTACGGCGAGGCCGCGCGTACGACCCCAGGAGGTCGGGCGCCTCCCCCTCCGGACCGCAGTGCCGCACGACCCGGCCCGCATAGGCTCGACCCATGCGACTCCGACTTCCCCGGTGGGCCGCGGTCACCGCCGTCCTCGCCGTCCTCGCGGGTGCCGGCACCTGGACCGCCGTCGCCTCCGACGAACCGCCACCCGTGCAGCGCGCGGACAAGGCGCTCGACATCGACGGTGTACGGCTCGACACCTCGTACTTCACGAGCGGCGGAGGGGAACGGCGCCCCGCCGTCCTCCTCGGCCACGGCTTCGGCGGCTCGAAGAACGACGTCCGCGCCCAGGCCGAACAGCTCGCCCGCGACGGCTACGCCGTCCTCACCTGGTCCGCCCGCGGCTTCGGCGCCTCCACCGGCGAGATCGGCCTCAACGACCCCGACCACGAGGTCGCGGACGTCCGGAAACTGATCGACTGGCTCGCGGCCCGCCCCGAGGTCCTCCTCGACAAGGCCGGCGACCCGCGCGTCGGCGTCACCGGCGCCTCCTACGGCGGCGCGATCTCCCTGCTCGCCGCCGGACACGACCCGCGCGTCGACGCCGTCGCCCCCCAGATCACCTACTGGAACCTCGCCGACGCCCTCTTCCCGAACGACGTCTTCAAGAAGCTCTGGGCCGGGATCTTCTTCTCGGCGGGGAATCAGGGGAACCAGCCGGGCACGGCCCCGGCCCCGACCCAGGCGGCGGACGGCTGCGGCCGCTTCACCGCCGAACTCTGCTCCCTCTACCAGCGCGTCGCCGTCAGCGGAAAGCCCGACGCCGCCGCCCGCGCCCTCCTCGAAGCCCGCAGTCCCTCCGCCGTCGGCGCCCGCATCAAGGTGCCCGCGCTCATCGTCCAGGGCCAGTCCGACTCCCTCTTCACCCTCGCCCAATCCGACGCCATGGCCCGCACCCTCACCGCCAACGGCGCCCCCGTCGCCGTCGACTGGATCGCCGGCGGCCACGACGGCGGCGACCGCGAGACCGAGCGCGTCGAGCGACGGATCAGCACGTGGTTCGACCGCTGGCTGAAGCGCGACACCTCCGCCGACACCGGCCCCGCCTTCCGCGTCAGCCGCACCGGCGGCGTCGATTCCACGGACGGACAGGCCACCCTGCGCGGCGCGACCGCCGACCGCTACCCGGGCCTCACCGCCGCCACCGAGTCCTTCGCGCTCGCCGGGCCCCCGCAGACCTTCGCCAACCCGGCCGGCGCCGCGCCGCCCGCCATCTCGGCCGTCCCCGGCCTCGGCGGCGGACTCTCCGGCCTCTCCTCCCTCGGCGTCGGCCTCTCCCTCGACTTCCCGGGCCAGTACGCCCGCTTCGACGCGAAGCCGCAGACCGGCACCGTCCGGATCACCGGCACCCCGACCGTCCGCGTCAAGGTCACCTCGACCGCCGCCGACGGCTCCGCCGTCCTCTTCGCCAAGGTGTACGACGTCGGGCCCGACGGACGGCAGCAGGTGCTGCCCTCCCAGCTCGTCACCCCCGTCCGCGTCGAGGACGCCAAGGCCGGCCGAAGCGTCACCCTTACGCTGCCCGCGATCGACCACGAGGTGGAGGCCGGGCACCGGCTGCGGCTCGTCCTCGCCGCCACCGACCTCGGCTATGCCTCCCCGACCGTCCCCGCCGGCTACACCGTCGCCGTCGAGGGCCCGCTCACCGTCCCGACCGCGCCCGGCCTCGACACCCAGGCCGCCACCCTGCCCTGGTGGGTCTGGGGCCTGCCGCTCCTCGGCCTCGCCGTCGCCGCGGCCCTCCTCCTGACCGCCCGCCGCCGCACCACGGCCCCCGCGCCGGACCCGGAACTCACCTCCGTACCCCTCCAGATCACCGGACTCTCCAAGAAGTACGCGGGCGGCGACCGGTACAGCGTCAAGGACCTCTCCTTCCGCGTCGAACAGGGCCAGGTCCTCGGTCTCCTCGGCCCGAACGGCGCCGGAAAGACCACCACCCTGCGCATGCTGATGGGCCTGATCCGGCCCGACGAGGGCGAGATCCGGGTCTTCGGCCAGGCCATCCGCCCCGGCGCCCCGGTCCTCTCCCGGGTCGGCTCCTTCGTCGAGGGCGCCGGCTTCCTGCCGCACCTCTCCGGCCGGGAGAACCTGGCGCTGTACTGGAAGGCCACCGGCCGCCCCGCCGAGGACGCCCGCGTCGACGACGCCCTGCGGATCGCGAACCTGGGCAGCGCCCTCGAACGCGCCGTACGGACCTACTCGCAGGGCATGCGGCAGCGCCTCGCCATCGCCCAGGCCATGCTCGGCCTGCCGGACCTGCTCATCCTCGACGAGCCGACCAACGGCCTCGACCCGCCGCAGATCCGCGAGATGCGGGAGGTGATGATCCGGTACGCGGCCGAGGGCCGGACCGTCATCGTCTCCAGCCACCTCCTCGCGGAGGTCGAGCAGTCCTGCACCCACCTCGTCGTCATGGACCGGGGGCAGCTCGTCCAGGCCGGGCCGGTCGCCGAGATCACCGGTTCCGGCGACACCCTGCTCGTGACGCTGGCCGGAGAGATCGACGACCCGCTCGTCGAGAAGATCGGCGCCCTCCCGGGCGTCGGCTCCGCCGCCCGCGCCGACGGCGGGCTCCTCGTCCGCCTCGACGGCGCGGACGCCACCGCCCTCATCGGCGACCTCGTCCGCCTGGACGTACCGCTGACCGGGGTCGGACCGCACCGGCGCCTCGAAGACGCGTTCCTGACCCTGATCGGAGGAGCCGCATGAGCGCGCCGACCACGAAGCCGACCGTCACGCCGACCACCACCGCGCCCCCGGCCGAGACGACCGCCCCCGGCTACCGGGCCGGCCGCACCCTGCCGCTGCGCGTCGAAGCCCTGCGTCAGTGGAAGCGGCGCCGCACCCTGGTCATGGGCGGGATCCTCGTCGCCCTACCCTTCGTCCTGATCGCCGCCTTCGCGATCGGCGGCGCCGGGGACGGCGACACCAACGGCCGGATCACGCTCATGGACACGGCGACGGCCTCCGGCGCCAACTTCGCGGCGACCTGCCTCTTCGTCTCGGCCGGTTTCCTCCTCGTCGTCCCCGTCGCCCTCTTCTGCGGCGACACCGTCGCCTCCGAGGCGAGCTGGTCCTCGCTGCGCTACCTCCTGGCCGCACCGGTGCCGCGCTCCCGGCTCCTCGCCTCGAAGCTGACGGTGGCCCTCGCGTACAGCGCGGCCGCGATGGTCCTCCTGCCGCTCGTGGCGCTCGCCGCGGGCACGGTCGCCTACGGCTGGGGGCCGCTCCAGCTGCCGACCGGCGGCTCCGTGCCCGCCATGGACGCGGTGCTGCGCATCGCCGTCGCCGTCGCCTTCGTGTTCGTCTCCCAACTGGTCACCGCCGGGCTCGCCTTCTGGCTCTCCACCCGCACCGACGCCCCGCTCGGCGCGGTGGGCGGCGCCGTCGGCCTGACCATCGTCGGCAACGTCCTGGACGCCGTCACGGCGCTCGGCGACTGGCGCGAGTTCCTGCCCGCGCACTGGCAGTTCGCCTGGATCGACGCCCTTCAGCCGCAGCTGGAGTGGGGCGGCATGGTGAAGGGCGCGGCGATCTCGGTGACGTACGCGGTGATCCTCTTCGCCCTGGCCTTCCGGGGCTTCGCCCGTAAGGACATCGTGTCGTAGGAGCCGTCGTAGGAGCTTTCGTAGGAGTCGAGTAGGAGCCGCTACACCCACCCCCTCCGAGCCGCTTCCGCACCCGCGCGGAAGCGGCTCGTCGTGCCGAGCGCGGCCATCAGCTCTCCCACCCGGCGGCTGTACGTCCGCGCCGACATGCCGAGCCGGGCCGCCGCCGCCTCGTCCGTGAGCCCCGACAGGAGGGCGTCGAGGACCAGCCGCGACTGCGGCGCGAGGTCCAGCGGCGGGGGAGAGGGAGGCGGCACGTACGTCAGCTCCTCGGCCGCCGCCCAGCAGGCGTGATGCGCCCGGACGAGGGCCTGCACCACCACCGGGTCGCGGATCAGCAGCAGGCCGTTGTAGAGCAGCTCCAGATCGAGCGGGACCGCCGCCACCGTCCGGTCCACGACGATCATTTTGAACGGGATGGCGTCCGCGAGCCGGGCCCGGCCGGGAATCCGCAGCCCGCTCTCGAGCCGGGGCAGGGCGTGCCGCGGCACGATCCGCCGGACCTCGTCGGCCCGCTCCGCCGCGGCCCGCATGCACGCTCCCGCCAGCTCCAGGAACGGCCCGGGGATCGCGCAGCCCGCGGAGGCGACGGGGTCGTCGAAGGTCAGCAGCTCGTGCCGGGTGGAAGCGGCCAGCCCGGCGAGCGCGGCACTGATGCGCCGCGCGCCCCGGACCGGGCGCCCCGCGGGCCGCTGTCCCTCGGTCGCGGCCCGGTTCATCGCCGAACGGGCGAGCATCACGGAGCCCGCGCTCTCTGCCACCGCTGACCACCCCCGCCCGATCGATGTCCACTAAATGTACGCATGCGACTGCACACGGTGACAACCCCTGTTGAAAAGGATGGCGAATCCATGCCACCCTCGTCCGCCCCCGTCGCCGTTGCCACATCGAGATCCATCCGCAACTCCTCCGACTGCTCCGTCCGGGCCCTTTGTTCGTCACATTCACAAGTGCCATACGAAGAGGGGGAGATGACATGAGTCGACAGAGCGCGGCGGCGAACGGTCGCCGCAGGGCCCGGTTCAGGGCCGCGATCGCGGGGGTGCTCGTCGCAGGACTGGCCGTCGGCGGCTGTGGCGCGTCGGGTGAGAGGAGCGACGCGTCGCACGCGGAGAAGGGCCGCACCGCACCGGGCACCACCGGCGGCGGAGGGGCCACGAAGCCGGGGTACGTCGCCCCGGGAACGGCGAGCCCGGGGGCGGACGCGGTCGCGCCCGACGAGGGCGAGCAGCGCACCAGGCCCCCCGCCCCCGACTACCTCTCCACCTTCGCCCTCGACGTGGACACCGCCTCGTACGGCTACGCCCGCCGTTCCCTCGCCGAGGGCCGGCTGCCCGAGCCGACGACCGTGCGCCCCGAGGAGTTCGTCAACAGCTTCCGCCCCGACTACCCGCGCCCGGCGGACAACGGCTTCGGCGTGAGCCTCGACGGCGCCCGCACCGGCACGGACGGCTGGTCCCTGGTGCGGGTGGGGCTCGCCACCCGCGGCGCGGACCGGAGCGGCGCCCGCCCGCCCGCCGCCCTCACCTTCGTCGTCGACATCTCCGGCTCGATGGCCGAGCCCGGCCGGCTCGACCTCG
The sequence above is a segment of the Streptomyces sp. NBC_01255 genome. Coding sequences within it:
- a CDS encoding ABC transporter permease, with the translated sequence MSAPTTKPTVTPTTTAPPAETTAPGYRAGRTLPLRVEALRQWKRRRTLVMGGILVALPFVLIAAFAIGGAGDGDTNGRITLMDTATASGANFAATCLFVSAGFLLVVPVALFCGDTVASEASWSSLRYLLAAPVPRSRLLASKLTVALAYSAAAMVLLPLVALAAGTVAYGWGPLQLPTGGSVPAMDAVLRIAVAVAFVFVSQLVTAGLAFWLSTRTDAPLGAVGGAVGLTIVGNVLDAVTALGDWREFLPAHWQFAWIDALQPQLEWGGMVKGAAISVTYAVILFALAFRGFARKDIVS
- the iolB gene encoding 5-deoxy-glucuronate isomerase, which gives rise to MNSGPSRTERLHLPSGSAARGPYALHIDPDRAGWAHSALRVLTLGPGETLAFESGDSEWVVLPLAGACSVRVDGEVLELLGRDSVFAGVTDFAYVPRDAHAQIASGAGGRFALAGAKCERRLPARYGPAPEVPVETRGSGNRARQVRNFAAAGAFACDRLIAVEVVTPGGNWSSYPPHKHDEHRPGAESVLEEIYYYEIAGPHGLAYQRISPSRPGGAELLAEVRDGDAVLVPDGWHGPSIAQPGHDLYYLNVMAGPGTEREWKISFHPDHTEGYA
- a CDS encoding DNA-binding response regulator; this encodes MAESAGSVMLARSAMNRAATEGQRPAGRPVRGARRISAALAGLAASTRHELLTFDDPVASAGCAIPGPFLELAGACMRAAAERADEVRRIVPRHALPRLESGLRIPGRARLADAIPFKMIVVDRTVAAVPLDLELLYNGLLLIRDPVVVQALVRAHHACWAAAEELTYVPPPSPPPLDLAPQSRLVLDALLSGLTDEAAAARLGMSARTYSRRVGELMAALGTTSRFRAGAEAARRGWV
- the iolD gene encoding 3D-(3,5/4)-trihydroxycyclohexane-1,2-dione acylhydrolase (decyclizing): MSIRLTVAQALVRFLAAQYTERDGARQRLIAATWGIFGHGNVAGIGQALVEDRDLMPFHQGRNEQAMVHAAVGYARQSNRLSAHAVTTSIGPGATNLVTGAALATINHLPVLLLPGDTFATRPADPVLQQLQLPYAGDVSVNDCLRPVSRYFDRIGRPEALIPAALAAMRVLADPMETGAVTLALPQDVQAEAYDWPAEFFAERVWRVRRLSPDEDELDAAVAAIGTATRPLIVAGGGVRYSGAEEALHDFAALTGIPVAFTQAGKGSLSHDHPQNVGGIGHTGTAVADHLARTADVVIGVGTRWTDFTTASGTLFGHPSVRFVNLNIAAFDSHKMAALPLVADAREGLEQLHTLLEPHHVTPHYVHEYAEERLRWQRRVDAAYAVPDEDARPTQVQVLGVLDTLVDGSDILINAAGSLPGDLHKLWRTRSTDQYHVEYGYSCMGYEIPAALGVLLAAPGRPVWALVGDGTYLMNPTEIVTAVQERLPLRLVILQNHGYASIGGLSEAVGAERYGTDYRHRDPDGGFTGAPLPVDLGANAASLGMRVLRPRTVRDLREALADARTATVPTCVYVETETADTVSGPPPAQAWWDVPVAETSTRPSAVKAREEYDRHVTARRRHL
- a CDS encoding CocE/NonD family hydrolase, translated to MRLRLPRWAAVTAVLAVLAGAGTWTAVASDEPPPVQRADKALDIDGVRLDTSYFTSGGGERRPAVLLGHGFGGSKNDVRAQAEQLARDGYAVLTWSARGFGASTGEIGLNDPDHEVADVRKLIDWLAARPEVLLDKAGDPRVGVTGASYGGAISLLAAGHDPRVDAVAPQITYWNLADALFPNDVFKKLWAGIFFSAGNQGNQPGTAPAPTQAADGCGRFTAELCSLYQRVAVSGKPDAAARALLEARSPSAVGARIKVPALIVQGQSDSLFTLAQSDAMARTLTANGAPVAVDWIAGGHDGGDRETERVERRISTWFDRWLKRDTSADTGPAFRVSRTGGVDSTDGQATLRGATADRYPGLTAATESFALAGPPQTFANPAGAAPPAISAVPGLGGGLSGLSSLGVGLSLDFPGQYARFDAKPQTGTVRITGTPTVRVKVTSTAADGSAVLFAKVYDVGPDGRQQVLPSQLVTPVRVEDAKAGRSVTLTLPAIDHEVEAGHRLRLVLAATDLGYASPTVPAGYTVAVEGPLTVPTAPGLDTQAATLPWWVWGLPLLGLAVAAALLLTARRRTTAPAPDPELTSVPLQITGLSKKYAGGDRYSVKDLSFRVEQGQVLGLLGPNGAGKTTTLRMLMGLIRPDEGEIRVFGQAIRPGAPVLSRVGSFVEGAGFLPHLSGRENLALYWKATGRPAEDARVDDALRIANLGSALERAVRTYSQGMRQRLAIAQAMLGLPDLLILDEPTNGLDPPQIREMREVMIRYAAEGRTVIVSSHLLAEVEQSCTHLVVMDRGQLVQAGPVAEITGSGDTLLVTLAGEIDDPLVEKIGALPGVGSAARADGGLLVRLDGADATALIGDLVRLDVPLTGVGPHRRLEDAFLTLIGGAA
- the iolC gene encoding 5-dehydro-2-deoxygluconokinase, which translates into the protein MSGHVVDTPPGGRLHLRAGPQAEEGRVETEPYDLITMGRLGVDLYPLQSGVGLDRVETYRRFLGGSPANVAVAAARLGRRTALVSRTGADPFGAALHHDLKRFGVDDRWVTEVAAYPTPVTFCELFPPDDFPLHFYRLPKAPDLEIHPHELDLEAIRAARVFWATGTGLCAEPSRTATLGALRARAGREVTVLDLDWRPVFWTDPAEARPFYAEALRHATVAVGNLDECAVATGEREPYAAARALLATGAVRLAVVKQGPAGVLALAADGTEAEVPPLPVEVVNGLGAGDAFGGALVHGLLAGWDLARTLRHANAAGAIVAGRLACSPAMPTAEEIAEALAAGTGTIPERG
- the mmsA gene encoding CoA-acylating methylmalonate-semialdehyde dehydrogenase, giving the protein MTNTVKTVNHWIGGKAVEGTSGNWGPVTDPATGAVTTRVALASVEEVDAAVAAAKDAFATWGTSSLAQRTTILFKFRALLDANRDAIAELITAEHGKVHSDALGEVARGLEIVDLACGITVQLKGELSTQVSNRVDVASIRQPVGVVAGITPFNFPAMVPMWMFPIAIATGNTFILKPSEKDPSPSLKIAELLAEAGLPDGVFNVLNGDKVSVDRLLEHPDVSAISFVGSTPIARHIHTTASANGKRVQALGGAKNHMLVLPDADLDAAADAAVSAAYGSAGERCMAISAVVAVGSIGDQLVDKIRERAEKIKIGPGNDPTSEMGPLITAVHRDKVASYVTGAAAEGCEVVLDGTGYTVEGHEDGHWIGLSLLDHVPTTAAAYQDEIFGPVLCVLRAETYEEGLALINGSRFGNGTAIFTRDGGAARRFQMEVEAGMVGVNVPIPVPVGYHSFGGWKDSLFGDHHIYGNDGVHFYTRGKVVTTRWPDPSDAPAGVDLGFPRNH